In the genome of Tripterygium wilfordii isolate XIE 37 chromosome 19, ASM1340144v1, whole genome shotgun sequence, one region contains:
- the LOC119986154 gene encoding endoglucanase 4-like, with amino-acid sequence MMVVVGVAAHDYGDALSKSILFFEGQRSGKLPSTQRITWRKDSALQDGFQIAQVDLVGGYYDAGDNLKFNFPMAFSTTMLAWSVLEFGKFMDSDRQYALEAIRWATDYFLKATSVPGFVYVQVGDPYGDHNCWERPEDMDTPRTPYAVSKNFPGSEVSAELAAALAASSMVFRPVDRDYSARLLKRARMVFEFADQYRGSYNDSLGPWVCPFYCDFSGYEDELIWGAAWLYKATRAPSYWLYVVDNIHNLENSAVKKVNSISYSTGGSFAEFGWDSKHAGINILVSKWVLNGSLNFSPFIPNADKFVCSILPESPTVSVSFSPGGLLFKPGGSNLQHATALSFLLVVYARYLNQANRVINCGNVVAKPSRLVQVARSQVDYILGSNPLNMSYMVGYGNKFPQKIHHRGSSIPSIDQRPDRIDCNGGTQYFLSSNPNPSLLIGAVVGGPDMNDSYSDSRADFAHSEPTTYINAPLVGLLACFKGHPSSLNPL; translated from the exons atgatggtggtggtgggagTGGCTGCTCATGATTATGGTGACGCATTATCGAAGAGCATCTTGTTCTTTGAAGGACAAAGGTCAGGGAAATTACCCTCCACGCAGAGGATTACTTGGAGGAAGGATTCAGCTCTTCAAGACGGCTTTCAGATTG CTCAGGTCGATTTGGTGGGGGGTTACTATGATGCCGGTGACAATCTCAAATTCAACTTTCCAATGGCATTCTCCACAACCATGCTAGCATGGAGTGTGTTAGAGTTTGGAAAATTCATGGACTCAGACAGGCAATATGCATTGGAGGCTATTCGGTGGGCGACCGACTACttccttaaagccacaagtgtCCCTGGCTTTGTGTATGTTCAGGTAGGTGACCCTTATGGAGACCATAATTGCTGGGAGAGGCCTGAAGACATGGACACCCCTAGAACACCTTATGCTGTTAGCAAAAACTTTCCGGGATCGGAGGTTTCGGCCGAGCTAGCAGCTGCACTTGCTGCATCTTCCATGGTGTTTAGGCCTGTTGATCGTGACTATTCTGCTAGGCTCCTTAAAAGGGCCAGAATG GTTTTTGAATTTGCGGATCAATACAGGGGATCTTACAACGATAGCCTTGGACCATGGGTGTGCCCATTTTACTGTGATTTCAGCGGTTATGAG GATGAATTGATATGGGGAGCAGCATGGTTGTATAAGGCTACTAGAGCCCCTAGTTACTGGCTTTACGTGGTTGACAACATACACAACTTAGAGAACTCAGCTGTCAAGAAAGTAAACAGTATCAGCTACAGTACTGGAGGAAGTTTTGCTGAATTTGGGTGGGACTCCAAGCATGCTGGCATTAACATACTTGTTTCCAAG TGGGTTTTGAACGGCAGTTTGAACTTTAGTCCTTTCATACCCAATGCAGACAAGTTTGTGTGCAGTATCTTGCCTGAATCACCTACTGTATCAGTTTCCTTCTCTCCAG GAGGACTTTTATTCAAACCTGGAGGGAGTAATTTACAGCACGCAACGGCTTTGTCATTTCTTCTCGTTGTCTATGCTCGGTATTTGAATCAAGCAAACAGAGTGATTAATTGTGGTAATGTTGTTGCCAAGCCATCACGACTAGTACAAGTCGCGAGAAGTCAA GTGGATTATATATTAGGAAGCAATCCATTGAACATGTCATACATGGTGGGATATGGTAACAAGTTTCCTCAAAAAATACACCATCGCGGCTCATCGATACCTTCGATTGATCAACGCCCAGACCGAATCGATTGCAATGGCGGAACCCAGTACTTCTTGAGCAGCAATCCTAATCCTAGCTTGTTAATTGGAGCTGTTGTTGGAGGACCTGATATGAATGATTCATATAGTGATTCTAGAGCTGATTTCGCACATTCAGAGCCAACCACATACATTAATGCACCCCTTGTGGGACTTTTGGCCTGCTTCAAAGGCCATCCAAGCTCATTGAATCCTCTATGA